In Aspergillus oryzae RIB40 DNA, chromosome 6, one genomic interval encodes:
- a CDS encoding uncharacterized protein (predicted transporter (major facilitator superfamily)), with the protein MGTESVLESKPSVENREAVDDASSNHNVERQQVLSVGLNDALTKERMSPWSWAMFRLYGLVALTTLNCCMNGFDGTLMSSINAMPTFHEHFGTRMQGSGTGILFSIYAIGNLAGALVAAPAADTFGRRFGMFIGSLIIIVGTILEASAPKVAQFIGGRFLIGMGISISNTSAPIYLVEVALPQWRGIFGGLYNVVGYYIGALSCTWIAYGTGFMDTNWSWRLPVVIQAAPSVVVLAVAFFMPESPRWLFANNKPEEARQMLIKYHGNNNPESALVAHECREIEEGIRFEVETGGRRWWDYKVLFSSRDMLYRLWLLFLVCVFSQFIGGSVITYFMPVMLENAGITSSTQQLLLNALNTVFSFIGGLFGSCFVDRWGRRTLFLYGTFITGLIYIPINVISSYDADSLTTSMGYGFIACIFLYGIVFSFSWTPLQALYPAEILPSRVRAKGMAFQNVVYGGSNFINMYATPTGMDNIGWRMYIIFLVLHFLEYIFMFFTLPETKGRTIEELEELFLERNPVKASLKKREVVVREGMGVKEVGE; encoded by the exons ATGGGTACCGAATCAGTCCTTGAAAGCAAGCCCTCGGTGGAAAACCGGGAGGCGGTTGACGATGCGAGCTCCAACCACAACGTCGAACGGCAGCAGGTTCTGTCCGTTGGGCTCAACGATGCTCTCACCAAGGAGCGCATGTCGCCATGGTCATGGGCAATGTTCCGTTTGTATGGTCTTGTTGCTTTAACTACCCTAA ACTGTTGCATGAACGGATTTGACGGTACCCTCATGTCCTCCATTAATGCTATGCCCACTTTCCATGAGCACTTCGGCACCCGCATGCAAGGTAGTGGCACTGGTATACTCTTCTCCATTTATGCCATAGGCAATCTGGCGGGCGCGCTGGTTGCTGCACCCGCTGCAGATACCTTTGGCCGGCGCTTTGGCATGTTCATCGGCTCACTGATCATCATTGTGGGAACGATACTGGAAGCCTCCGCGCCTAAGGTCGCCCAGTTCATTGGTGGCCGGTTTTTGATCGGAATGGGCATCAGTATATCGAACACTTCAGCACCGATTTACTTAGTGGAGGTTGCTCTTCCCCAGTGGCGTGGAATCTTTGGAGGGTTGTATAACGTCGTGGGATATTATATAGGGGCATTAT CCTGCACGTGGATTGCTTATGGAACTGGGTTCATGGATACCAACTGGTCATGGAGACTCCCGGTTGTCATTCAGGCTGCTCCTTCGGTCGTCGTCTTGGCGGTGGCCTTTTTCATGCCCGAGAGTCCTCGGTGGCTCTTTGCCAACAATAAACCTGAGGAAGCCCGGCAGATGCTGATTAAGTACCATGGTAATAATAATCCGGAATCTGCGCTTGTTGCCCATGAATGCCGCGAAATCGAGGAAGGTATTCGCTTCGAGGTTGAAACAGGGGGCCGGCGATGGTGGGACTACAAAGTCTTGTTCTCATCCCGAGACATGCTATATCGCCTCtggctcctcttcctcgtctgcGTCTTTTCGCAATTCATTGGCGGATCAGTCATTAC ATACTTCATGCCGGTCATGCTGGAGAACGCCGGAATCACTAGCTCAACCCAGCAGCTGCTTCTTAATGCTCTTAACACGGTATTCTCCTTTATTGGTGGTCTCTTTGGCAGCTGCTTCGTCGACCGCTGGGGCCGCCGTACTCTGTTCCTTTACGGTACCTTTATCACGGGGTTAATCTATATCCCCATCAATGTTATTTCCTCTTATGATGCGGACAGCCTCACAACCAGCATGGGGTATGGGTTCATCGCTTGTATATTCCTCTACGGtatcgtcttctccttcagctgGACCCCACTGCAGGCACTCTATCCCGCAGAGATCCTCCCCAGCCGCGTCCGAGCCAAGGGGATGGCTTTCCAGAACGTGGTGTACGGTGGCTCCAACTTCATCAATATGTACGCTACCCCGACGGGGATGGACAACATTGGTTGGCGGATGTACATTATCTTCC TGGTCTTGCATTTCCTGGAATACATCTTCATGTTCTTTACTCTTCCGGAAACCAAGGGCCGCACTatcgaagagctggaagagcttttCCTCGAAAGGAATCCCGTCAAGGCATCTttgaaaaagagagaggtgGTCGTCCGTGAGGGCATGGGCGTCAAAGAGGTTGGCGAATAG
- a CDS encoding EGFR-like transmembrane domain-containing protein (predicted protein), which translates to MKSLPLLTTLLLTLTTTPTTQAWTFTWRNASNSPFIERSTSPAPCTKIDQAEGQEFVFEPNNSPYSFYIWSNDNCSGSYSGFTPPSRWGKKASTDLRSYMVNYGGNDGPSTTAVSSSTSTSTSSASSTGTATGTATGGSSTSTTTASASATATSSPGDSSSSSSGISGGAVAGIVIGVVAGIAVVGGAFWLGRRQRSGSGGKPPGNAGQGFGSASGLGPGAGYVQPGTPIGGSDAGGYMGAEVAKGPLPYMYENHPMSPVPAYQPPVGQQFAELPGESVRVEMSDTSRVNELEGSGKR; encoded by the coding sequence atgaaaTCCCTCCCCCTCCTAACCACCCTCCTCCTAACCCTAACCACCACCCCAACAACCCAAGCATGGACCTTCACCTGGCGCAACGCCTCCAACTCCCCCTTCATAGAACGCAGCACATCGCCGGCCCCCTGCACGAAAATCGACCaagcagaaggccaagaattCGTCTTCGAGCCCAATAACAGCCCTTACTCGTTCTACATCTGGTCCAACGACAACTGCTCCGGGTCCTATAGCGGGTTCACGCCGCCGTCGCGATGGGGCAAGAAGGCTTCGACGGATTTGCGCTCGTATATGGTTAATTATGGGGGGAACGATGGGCCGTCGACGACTGCTGTGtcttcttctacttctacttctactAGTTCTGCGTCTTCGACGGGGACGGCCACGGGGACTGCTACTGGGGGTAGTAGTACCAGCACTACTACTGCTTCTGCATCAGCGACTGCGACGTCCTCACCTGGTGATTCCTCCAGTTCATCATCGGGGATATCCGGCGGGGCAGTAGCGGGGATAGTAATCGGCGTGGTAGCAGGTATAGCGGTAGTGGGCGGAGCGTTCTGGCTCGGTCGACGACAGCGCAGTGGATCTGGGGGAAAGCCTCCCGGCAACGCAGGACAGGGATTCGGGTCTGCGTCGGGATTGGGTCCTGGAGCGGGATATGTGCAGCCTGGGACGCCGATTGGGGGCTCCGATGCGGGTGGTTATATGGGGGCAGAGGTGGCCAAGGGACCTCTACCGTACATGTATGAGAATCATCCGATGAGTCCGGTTCCTGCGTATCAGCCGCCGGTGGGACAGCAGTTTGCGGAGTTGCCGGGGGAGAGTGTGCGCGTGGAGATGAGTGATACCTCCAGGGTGAATGAGTTGGAGGGCAGTGGGAAGCGGTGA
- a CDS encoding putative pH signal transduction protein PalI (predicted protein) — protein MLLKPATPLTILLLIAFVLLLLSVISTPIVKGIPLATFENVDYGVFGYCKAGQCTNIHLGYTNDDLSDTGDDFNLPSSTRRSLSSILIVHPVAAFLTLICLCMAAAAHFHAPSHSPRYLLVLLILLLPTLLVSLLAFLVDILLFVPHLGWGGWIVLGATILLVSCGVVTCAMRRTLVSRKARKRRIAENAEMSGENYYNRQNAAAAAAGLNNPKPLNGEAKEPFVTGSPPGSDTGPTFATFRTTTHESDDDRTPLNSRTPPNDFPLPDPSYPTQMRDNGPPYNPSRDEFGNPLPPSGPYGPGPRMRPGPGDPRLRNQYSDGSMGSRRGPAPPGFVPRGRGAYPARGGYGRGGPYGGPRGPPPGGRGSPMGSMRGGRGGYRGPAPFGYGPNPGPRPMPPPEEERYDYDAPPDSMRQPSPGPIGMAVSPPDGSPIGQAIEMTPQPRRTGSAEPVPQEVLLGQQPHALSADGQPEPVSPSSLYSRTPSYVPPRAAWEQAERRPGHSPSPVHAYRSAETARTPHHAGSESAGYFEDADPRFANRNEPAVGNPRLPSALTPGSSGEPKLTEDLAEGPSSPTTSDISHFTSISERPINPRWQPPPLPAQQRQNVLLENNPDFDLRAGMRRGGAAGGVGGRMPPMSIPREASRYPIP, from the exons ATGCTTCTCAAACCCGCAACTCCCCTCACCATCCTGCTCCTGATcgcttttgttctcttgctCTTATCCGTTATCTCCACCCCCATCGTCAAAGGAATCCCGTTGGCAACGTTTGAAAATGTCGACTATGGAGTTTTTGGCTATTGTAAAGCTGGTCAATGCACCAATATTCATCTCGGCTACACTAATG ATGACCTCTCGGACACTGGCGATGACTTCAACCTCCCTTCTAGCACACGAAGATCGCTTTCGTCTATTCTAATTGTTCATCCGGTCGCAGCATTTCTGACCCTCATCTGCCTCTGTATGGCTGCCGCAGCTCACTTCCATGCTCCGTCGCATTCGCCCCGCTACCTACTCGTCTTGTTGATCCTGCTCCTTCCAACGCTTCTCGTCTCCCTGCTTGCGTTCCTCGTGGATATCTTGTTGTTCGTTCCTCATTTGGGGTGGGGTGGCTGGATTGTACTCGGCGCAACTATTCTCCTCGTCAGCTGCGGTGTGGTTACTTGCGCGATGCGCCGAACCCTCGTAAGTCGCAAGGCACGAAAGAGGCGCATTGCTGAGAATGCCGAGATGAGTGGTGAAAACTACTATAACCGCCAGAATGCTGCCGCGGCAGCCGCAGGACTAAACAATCCGAAGCCGCTGAACGGGGAGGCAAAGGAGCCTTTCGTGACTGGATCACCTCCCGGATCTGACACCGGCCCCACGTTTGCGACATTCCGGACGACAACACatgagagtgatgatgaCCGCACCCCGCTGAATTCGCGAACACCGCCCAATGATTTTCCATTACCAGACCCTTCGTATCCTACTCAAATGCGCGACAACGGCCCGCCATACAACCCTTCCCGGGACGAATTTGGAAACCCGCTTCCACCATCTGGTCCCTACGGACCCGGCCCTCGCATGCGACCTGGCCCAGGTGATCCCCGATTGCGCAATCAATACTCAGATGGCAGTATGGGATCGCGGAGAGGACCAGCCCCACCGGGCTTCGTCCCGCGTGGACGGGGTGCTTATCCGGCTCGCGGAGGCTACGGCCGTGGAGGCCCTTATGGTGGACCCAGAGGCCCCCCGCCCGGTGGTAGAGGTAGTCCCATGGGCTCAATGCGAGGGGGCCGAGGAGGATACCGAGGACCGGCACCGTTTGGCTACGGGCCCAACCCTGGACCGCGACCAATGCCGCCaccagaggaggagaggtaCGACTATGATGCTCCACCCGACTCAATGCGCCAGCCGTCTCCTGGACCGATTGGAATGGCTGTGTCGCCACCGGATGGCAGCCCGATAGGCCAGGCGATTGAGATGACACCGCAGCCTAGGCGAACAGGTTCGGCAGAGCCGGTTCCTCAGGAGGTTTTGCTAGGCCAGCAGCCACATGCCCTGTCAGCAGATGGCCAGCCGGAGCCTGTCAGCCCCTCGAGCCTTTATAGCCGGACACC ATCATATGTTCCTCCCCGCGCTGCCTGGGAGCAGGCTGAGCGTCGCCCCGGACATTCACCCTCACCCGTCCATGCCTACCGGTCGGCGGAGACTGCTCGAACTCCGCACCATGCTGGTTCTGAGTCGGCGGGTTACTTCGAAGATGCCGATCCTCGTTTTGCTAATCGTAATGAGCCTGCCGTGGGCAACCCACGGTTGCCCTCTGCATTGACGCCGGGTAGTTCTGGTGAGCCGAAACTGACGGAAGATTTGGCTGAAGGACCCAGCTCACCCACTACTAGCGATATAAGCCATTTTACCTCAATTTCAGAGCGGCCTATCAACCCGCGCTGGCAGCCGCCTCCACTTCCGGCGCAACAGAGGCAAAATGTCTTGCTGGAGAATAACCCCGACTTTGATCTGCGAGCGGGTATGCGCCGAGGTGGTGCTGCTGGTGGGGTAGGAGGTCGGATGCCGCCCATGTCGATACCCCGAGAAGCCTCACGATACCCTATACCCTGA
- a CDS encoding glycoside hydrolase family 55 protein (predicted protein) has protein sequence MSHVEHLRHTALQLRSPLFTCPHLPVWAGGIQDLVNALMKPVEDSVSHLPPLDWVPHPNSEYKDSYKVFRNVVSDYKADNTGNQDSAPAIQRAIEAGASNGPSRNSKSMGTTGQPAVVYLPGGTYLLQTSLQLFTGTVLVGDPSNPPVLKAASGYSLDHIVYAKDPNHEGTNNFYIGIKNIVLDSTGVDSAKSLSLLDWTVSQATQLANVAFHMPTGSKHTGLTTQYDYNSNIIVNDLSFSGGGVGMKLSGQQWVFKNLTFTGTTIGVVAGATDIVFLGCQFQQGAIGINASETSGSLTVIDSSASGLDTFITSGDSGGAGNAIVLENVQSSGVTVSLGGKAVLTGGVSDTWVHGTMYNSGSTNKERVDGKIVVTNRASSLLSGNKYYTVSPPTYQEYRSNKVLNIKSVSSSPVYGDGQTDDTANINKILSENKDCKVIYFPAGTYIVTDTIFVPSGTRIIGDAFASTISAVGNNFKDEAFVRVMIRVGYPGDMGVAQISDMVLTVGDILPGCQLMEVNIAGKNQGDVGFWNVHFRIGGGVGSRVHSDCTSSPDSCKAAYGLLHLTGTSSAYIENMWGWTADHDLDGSSTQTISTGRGLLVEAVAATWLIGTGFEHHTLYQYNFEHAHNVLATMQQSETPYWQGVGSTLAPAPWGNHLSASDPDFSWCAGDDATCRMALFERINGASNLFLYGGCNWAFFNNNGGCNGKCQKNAVQIIESSALYLYGTNTKSTANMILEGSTTIATEDDNAGGWGGVIAAFLYKT, from the exons ATGTCGCACGTGGAGCATCTTCGTCATACTGCTTTGCAATTGAGGTCTCCCTTGTTTACATGTCCCCATCTTCCG GTCTGGGCAGGCGGAATTCAGGACTTGGTCAATGCATTGATGAAGCCTGTGGAAGATAGTGTTTCCCATTTACCGCCGCTAGACTGGGTTCCTCATCCAAA CTCGGAGTATAAAGACAGCTACAAGGTTTTCCGCAACGTTGTAAGTGATTATAAAGCAGACAACACAGGAAACCAAGATTCGGCACCTGCCATTCAGAGAGCTATTGAAG CGGGGGCATCAAACGGGCCTTCTCGGAACTCCAAATCTATGGGCACGACGGGACAACCGGCCGTAGTTTATCTACCAGGAGGAACATATCTTTTACAAACCTCTCTGCAACTCTTCACTGGAACGGTGTTGGTCGGTGACCCGTCAAACCCGCCCGTCCTGAAGGCCGCTTCTGGGTATTCTCTGGACCACATTGTATACGCCAAGGATCCTAATCACGAAGGAACGAACAATTTCTACATTGGCATTAAGAATATCGTCCTGGACTCTACCGGGGTCGATTCGGCTAAGTCCTTGTCACTCCTTGACTGGACTGTGAGCCAGGCAACACAACTCGCCAATGTCGCGTTCCATATGCCAACTGGCAGCAAACATACTGGCTTGACGACGCAGTATGACTATAACAGTAACATCATTGTG AATGACCTCTCGTTCAGTGGCGGTGGTGTAGGGATGAAGCTGAGCGGGCAGCAATGGGTTTTCAAGAATCTTACCTTCACTGGGACGACTATCGGGGTAGTTGCAGGAGCCACCGACATTGTCTTCTTAGGATGCCAATTCCAACAGGGGGCGATAGGCATTAATGCGAGTGAGACATCGGGCTCCTTGACCGTGATCGATTCTAGCGCGTCGGGCCTAGATACCTTCATCACCTCGGGTGACTCAGGTGGTGCAGGGAACGCAATCGTTTTGGAGAATGTTCAGAGTTCGGGGGTCACTGTTAGTCTGGGAGGCAAAGCTGTGCTCACAGGAGGCGTATCAGACACTTGGGTCCATGGAACCATG TACAATTCAGGAAGCACCAACAAAGAGCGTGTTGACGGGAAGATTGTCGTAACCAACCGGGCTTCGTCTCTGCTCTCTGGAAATAAGTACTACACGGTTTCGCCGCCGACTTACCAGGAATACCGATCAAACAAGGTTCTGAATATCAAATCTGTATCCTCCAGCCCTGTCTATGGTGATGGTCAGACGGATGACACGGCAAACATCAACAAAATTCTTTCTGAGAACAAAGATTGCAAAGTGATATACTTCCCTGCTGGTACCTATATTGTTACGGACACAATCTTTGTCCCTAGTGGTACGCGAATCATTGGGGATGCCTTTGCTTCGACTATCAGCGCGGTCGGTAATAATTTCAAAGACGAGGCTTTTGTTCGCGTTATGATCCGCGTGGGGTACCCAGGAGACATGGGAGTGGCCCAGATCAGTGACATGGTTCTTACGGTGGGAGATATTTTGCCAGGCTGTCAATTA ATGGAGGTCAACATTGCTGGAAAGAACCAAGGAGACGTCGGATTCTGGAATGTGCATTTCCGTATCGGTGGTGGAGTAGGCAGTAGGGTACACAGTGATTGTACCAGCTCGCCTGACAGCTGTAAAGCCGCTTACGGACTACTCCATCTGACGGGTACCTCATCTGCTTACATCGAGAACATGTGGGGATGGACGGCAGATCACGATCTCGATGGATCCAGTACACAGACCATATCCACTGGCAGGGGTCTTTTGGTCGAAGCTGTTGCCGCCACATGGCTCATCGGTACCGGATTTGAACACCACACTCTCTATCAGTATAACTTCGAGCACGCACACAACGTCCTGGCCACCATGCAGCAGAGCGAAACACCGTACTGGCAGGGTGTAGGAAGCACGCTGGCACCGGCTCCGTGGGGCAACCACCTAAGTGCAAGTGATCCGGACTTTTCATGGTGCGCTGGGGATGATGCGACTTGCCGTATGGCGTTATTCGAGCGGATTAATGGTGCATCAAACCTCTTCCTTTATGGAGGTTGCAACTGGGCATTCTTTAACAACAATGGTGGTTGCAACGGCAAATGTCAAAAGAACGCCGTCCAGATTATTGAATCATCTGCGCTGTACTTGTACGGCACGAATACCAAGAGCACGGCAAATATGATCCTGGAGGGCTCGACGACGATCGCAACGGAAGATGATAACGCTGGTGGTTGGGGCGGAGTAATTGCGGCTTTCTTGTACAAAACGTGA